A segment of the Deltaproteobacteria bacterium genome:
AAAAAAACCGGCTGTCTCATGAGGCCTTCATCGGTCCAGCCGTGGAAACCCACTTCGCAAACCAACTCCGGCCTGACCCAGGTGGCTGGCCTATTGGTCTTGGGCTTTGCTTTAAAAGGGCATTCTTTTTGAATCAGGGGACCCAGTCTTTTGTGGATTGCCTTTAGATCCTCATCCCCGAACCCGCCGCCCGAATGACCGATGAAAATCAACTCGTCCCCTTCATAGACGCCCAAGACCAGAGTGCCGAAATATTTCCGGCCCCCTCCCGGCTCTGTGAATCCTGCGATCACGCCCTCCTGGGTGCGTTGCGTCTTCACTTTCAGCCACTGTCGGCTCCTTCTGCCTATCTGATAGGGGCTTTGGGCCTGTTTGGCCATGATCCCCTCGATGCCCTTTTCTTTGACGACCTTAAAAAACAAAAGGCCCTCTTGCCAGATGTGATCGCTGAATTTTATGTTTGCAGCCGGGGGGAGGAATTTTTTCAGGAGATCTTTTCGCCTGACCAGGGGCTGGTCAGTCAGATCATGCCCCTGGAAGTACAGGAGATCAAAGACATAGTAGAGCAAATGTCCGTTTCCGGATTTTGGGTAATCCTGCAGCAGTTGAAAATCAGGCTGTCCCCGATCATCGACCACGACGATTTCACCGTCCAAAACAGCCTCAAATCCGAATTTTTTGAGCGAGTCCGTAATTGGGGAAAACTTTTTGGTTAACGAGATCCGGTTTCGGGAATAAAGCGAAACGTCCTTGTCCCGGATTTCGGCCACGGCCCGGTAGCCGTCCCATTTCACCTCAAAGAT
Coding sequences within it:
- a CDS encoding DNA ligase is translated as MGLKEYESKRVFEKTPEPRPGLRPGGDQLIFVVHKHAARALHYDLRLELDGVLKSWAVPKGPSMDPSVKRLAVMVEDHPFDYKDFEGIIPEGQYGAGSVIIWDKGFYLHPAANNREESEHLLHDGFRKGNMKFIVAGEKLNGEFALVKPGRDDKSWLLIKKKDRHAVKEDILKENRSVVSHRTLEDIFKAGQENPSGKTKINQIRLREAMEGEDLKDVPAKPMPHGISPMLATPVKEPFDHPDWIFEVKWDGYRAVAEIRDKDVSLYSRNRISLTKKFSPITDSLKKFGFEAVLDGEIVVVDDRGQPDFQLLQDYPKSGNGHLLYYVFDLLYFQGHDLTDQPLVRRKDLLKKFLPPAANIKFSDHIWQEGLLFFKVVKEKGIEGIMAKQAQSPYQIGRRSRQWLKVKTQRTQEGVIAGFTEPGGGRKYFGTLVLGVYEGDELIFIGHSGGGFGDEDLKAIHKRLGPLIQKECPFKAKPKTNRPATWVRPELVCEVGFHGWTDEGLMRQPVF